A single region of the Hoeflea prorocentri genome encodes:
- the mepA gene encoding penicillin-insensitive murein endopeptidase, whose product MIARRFPIKFLAALCGVLALAFPTLAADGTPAKQLFGRKKLPSAMPAEVHGFYSKGCFSGGIAIATDGPYWQAMRLSRNRRWGHPQLIATIDKLSRDAAEKDGWPGLLVGDLSQPRGGPMLTGHASHQIGLDADIWLTPMPNRRFSAQERESTSAISVLKAKSVVVDPAVWTDAHGRLIMRAASYPEVQRVLVHPGIKKRLCETYKGDRSNLNKIRPYYGHHYHMHIRLRCPDGSASCRAQNAVPASAGCGKELDWWFDVALKPKKPAKKPKKTAKPKKPKKPKHILLSDLPTACAVVLNSAGPATETEVTFQAVSGARTAFAPVKPVRSPFSLPALVPVPKPRPFVQ is encoded by the coding sequence ATGATCGCAAGAAGATTTCCGATTAAATTTCTGGCTGCCCTTTGCGGCGTGTTGGCGCTGGCCTTTCCGACCCTTGCCGCCGACGGCACGCCGGCCAAGCAGCTTTTCGGCCGCAAGAAACTGCCCTCGGCGATGCCGGCGGAAGTTCATGGCTTCTATTCCAAAGGCTGCTTCTCCGGTGGCATAGCCATCGCGACAGACGGGCCTTACTGGCAGGCCATGCGGCTGTCGCGCAATCGGCGCTGGGGTCACCCGCAACTGATTGCCACAATCGATAAACTGTCTCGCGACGCCGCCGAAAAGGATGGCTGGCCGGGTCTTCTCGTCGGAGATCTGTCGCAACCGCGCGGCGGACCGATGCTGACCGGCCATGCCTCCCATCAGATCGGCCTTGACGCCGATATCTGGCTGACACCGATGCCAAACCGGCGTTTCAGCGCTCAGGAGCGTGAATCAACCAGTGCCATTTCGGTGCTGAAGGCAAAATCGGTGGTGGTTGATCCGGCGGTCTGGACAGACGCGCATGGCAGGCTGATCATGCGCGCCGCCAGCTATCCGGAAGTCCAAAGGGTGCTGGTTCACCCCGGCATAAAGAAGAGACTGTGCGAAACCTATAAGGGCGACCGTTCGAACCTCAACAAGATCAGGCCCTATTACGGCCATCACTATCACATGCATATAAGGCTGCGGTGCCCGGACGGATCCGCCTCTTGCCGGGCCCAGAACGCGGTTCCTGCAAGCGCCGGATGCGGCAAGGAACTTGACTGGTGGTTCGATGTGGCGCTGAAGCCGAAGAAGCCCGCCAAGAAACCCAAAAAGACGGCAAAGCCGAAAAAACCGAAGAAGCCGAAGCACATTTTGCTGTCGGACCTGCCGACGGCGTGTGCGGTCGTGCTTAACTCGGCCGGTCCGGCGACCGAGACGGAAGTGACGTTCCAGGCTGTGTCGGGCGCCCGTACCGCGTTTGCGCCGGTCAAGCCGGTGCGTTCGCCCTTTTCATTGCCGGCGCTTGTGCCGGTGCCAAAGCCGCGGCCCTTCGTGCAATAG
- a CDS encoding GtrA family protein codes for MKKRLLSFVVVGGIAFATDAGLLMGLLRWTALDPFTARLIAIAAALQVAWLLNRNFTFGKSTRHAAVEGIRYSSVGIATSLLNYLVYTGLLVFVPELRPVFALTIGSAVATVFSYTGYAKLVFGR; via the coding sequence ATGAAAAAACGACTGCTGAGTTTCGTCGTTGTCGGCGGAATTGCCTTTGCGACGGATGCCGGGCTGCTGATGGGACTGTTACGCTGGACTGCGCTGGACCCGTTCACGGCACGACTGATCGCGATAGCGGCTGCCTTGCAGGTGGCCTGGCTGCTCAACCGCAATTTCACGTTCGGCAAGAGCACGCGCCACGCCGCTGTCGAGGGCATTCGCTACAGCAGCGTCGGCATAGCGACGAGCCTTTTGAACTATCTGGTTTATACGGGACTTCTTGTGTTCGTGCCGGAATTGCGGCCCGTCTTCGCGCTGACCATCGGCTCGGCGGTTGCAACGGTGTTTTCCTATACAGGCTACGCGAAGCTGGTGTTCGGGCGATAA
- a CDS encoding nucleotidyltransferase family protein, which yields MNHLRYAGLTFEEQRDILFDIVRSQPVVYDPLVTARAFGLPQWRMVAGIIYNTVWNVLTERPPGNGIRDVDLFYFDDGDLSWDAEDQVIKRGEGVFAASEIPVEIRNQARVHLWYPEKFGQEVSPLTCTDESLKRFSSETHAVGLRLENDGTLDLCAPFGLDHIFSFRVIPNRVLLNEPGYSAKAKRALEVWPELSVEPW from the coding sequence GTGAACCATCTTCGCTACGCCGGATTAACGTTTGAAGAGCAGCGGGACATCCTTTTCGATATCGTCCGTTCGCAGCCGGTTGTCTACGATCCGCTCGTAACGGCACGCGCCTTTGGTTTGCCGCAATGGCGCATGGTCGCGGGCATTATCTACAACACGGTCTGGAATGTTCTGACCGAAAGGCCGCCGGGCAACGGCATCCGCGACGTCGATCTGTTCTACTTCGATGATGGTGACCTGTCATGGGATGCCGAGGACCAGGTGATCAAGCGCGGAGAAGGTGTTTTTGCGGCTTCCGAAATCCCCGTCGAAATCCGCAATCAGGCGCGTGTTCACCTTTGGTATCCGGAAAAATTCGGTCAGGAGGTTTCGCCGCTGACGTGCACCGATGAATCGCTCAAACGGTTTTCTTCCGAAACCCATGCCGTCGGTCTGCGTTTGGAAAACGACGGAACGCTCGATCTGTGCGCTCCATTCGGGCTCGACCACATTTTTTCGTTCAGGGTCATTCCCAACCGTGTCCTTCTGAACGAGCCGGGTTATTCGGCCAAGGCAAAAAGAGCGCTTGAGGTCTGGCCCGAACTGTCCGTCGAGCCCTGGTAG
- a CDS encoding Gfo/Idh/MocA family protein: protein MFRWGVLSTANIARTQLLPAMQDARNGVVTAIASRDLARAREVADRFGAPHAYGSYEELLASPEVDGVYIPLPTSQHIEWSLKAAKAGKHVLCEKPIALNAGEIDGLIVERDRSGLLISEAFMVYYHPQWAKVRELVAEGAIGTLRHVSGVFTYFNRDPGNMRNILELGGGALPDIGVYPTVATRMVTGAEPSRVRAVVERDPAFGTDIYAHVTADFGAFTLNFYCATQMALRQEMVFHGDEGAIVVSAPFNAGDYGHPVVTLHDQSHAVSGTFRFGGERQYRTMLEAFGDVAQGAGGELFSLESSKANQEMIDAVYRAAEHDGWEPVQGG, encoded by the coding sequence TTGTTTCGTTGGGGCGTTTTGTCGACAGCCAATATTGCCCGCACTCAATTGCTTCCGGCTATGCAGGATGCCCGAAACGGGGTTGTCACGGCCATTGCCAGCCGCGATCTGGCGCGTGCCCGCGAGGTGGCGGACCGTTTCGGCGCACCGCACGCCTACGGGTCCTACGAGGAACTCCTCGCCTCGCCTGAGGTCGACGGTGTCTATATCCCGCTGCCGACCAGCCAGCATATCGAGTGGAGCCTCAAGGCGGCCAAGGCAGGCAAACATGTGCTTTGCGAAAAGCCGATCGCGCTCAACGCCGGTGAAATTGACGGTCTCATAGTAGAGCGCGACCGCTCCGGCCTGCTGATCAGCGAAGCATTCATGGTCTACTATCATCCGCAGTGGGCTAAGGTGCGCGAACTCGTTGCCGAGGGTGCGATCGGAACGTTGCGGCATGTCAGCGGCGTCTTCACCTATTTCAATCGCGATCCGGGAAACATGCGCAACATATTGGAACTGGGCGGCGGTGCCTTGCCGGATATCGGTGTCTACCCGACCGTTGCAACACGCATGGTGACAGGCGCGGAACCATCGCGTGTGCGCGCCGTGGTCGAACGCGATCCGGCATTCGGAACCGACATCTACGCCCACGTAACGGCCGATTTCGGAGCATTCACTCTCAACTTCTACTGTGCGACCCAAATGGCGCTGCGCCAGGAGATGGTGTTTCACGGCGACGAGGGCGCCATCGTGGTGTCCGCGCCGTTTAACGCTGGCGACTATGGCCACCCCGTCGTCACCCTGCATGACCAGTCGCACGCGGTGTCCGGGACCTTCCGCTTCGGCGGCGAGCGTCAGTATCGCACCATGCTGGAGGCCTTTGGCGACGTGGCGCAGGGCGCCGGCGGTGAGCTGTTTTCCCTTGAAAGTTCGAAGGCCAACCAGGAAATGATCGACGCGGTTTACCGCGCCGCCGAACATGACGGCTGGGAGCCCGTTCAAGGCGGTTGA
- a CDS encoding nicotinate phosphoribosyltransferase, with the protein MNMILNTDSYKYSHFAQYPPETAAISAYIESRPGGRHDHVLFFGLQMFLKEYLTRRISMQDVDDADELVTAHGLPFNREGWELLVNRHGGSFPLLIEALPEGSIAPVGTPLVQIRNTDPDFFWLPTFIETALLRAVWYPATVATVSHYVRRIITTALERSCDDYGDVLPFRLHDFGARGATSLEQAGIGGVAHLVSFMGTDTVSGLVYARRYYGEEMAGFSIPAAEHSTMTAWGEEREAEAYGNMIEAFGGEGKMVAVVSDSYDLYRAVSEIWGKELRSKVEQMGGTLVVRPDSGDPQVVPVDTVDMLGSIFGHSVNNKGYKVLNPAVRVIQGDGVTPETIRIILDRLMERGWSAENIAFGMGAGLLQKVNRDTLRFAMKANARQDTSGKWTGIHKDPKTDPGKASKPFRQAVICENGDFAAVPLKDLGDRENLMQPVWEDGQLLKDWKFSEIRERAAKGA; encoded by the coding sequence ATGAACATGATCCTGAATACGGACAGTTACAAATATTCCCATTTCGCCCAGTATCCGCCGGAAACCGCGGCGATTTCGGCCTATATCGAGAGCCGCCCCGGAGGACGTCACGACCATGTGCTGTTCTTCGGCCTGCAGATGTTTTTGAAGGAATACCTGACGCGCCGTATCTCCATGCAGGATGTGGACGACGCGGATGAACTGGTCACGGCGCACGGCCTGCCCTTCAACCGCGAGGGATGGGAGCTTCTGGTAAACCGCCATGGCGGCAGCTTTCCATTGTTGATCGAAGCGTTGCCCGAGGGCTCCATCGCACCAGTCGGAACGCCCCTTGTTCAGATCAGGAACACGGATCCTGATTTTTTCTGGCTGCCGACCTTCATCGAAACGGCACTCCTGCGTGCCGTCTGGTATCCGGCAACCGTTGCGACCGTCTCTCATTACGTGCGGCGTATCATCACCACGGCGCTTGAGCGCTCCTGTGACGATTACGGTGATGTTCTTCCTTTCCGCCTGCATGATTTCGGAGCGCGCGGCGCCACGTCGCTTGAGCAGGCGGGCATTGGCGGTGTTGCGCATCTCGTCAGCTTTATGGGAACGGACACCGTGTCTGGCCTTGTCTACGCACGCAGATATTACGGCGAGGAAATGGCGGGTTTTTCTATTCCCGCCGCCGAACACTCGACCATGACAGCCTGGGGCGAGGAACGCGAGGCGGAAGCCTACGGCAATATGATCGAAGCCTTCGGCGGCGAGGGAAAGATGGTCGCTGTCGTGTCAGATTCCTACGATCTTTATCGCGCCGTTTCGGAAATCTGGGGCAAGGAACTGCGCTCCAAGGTCGAACAGATGGGCGGCACGCTGGTTGTAAGGCCGGATTCGGGCGATCCGCAGGTCGTGCCGGTCGACACGGTTGACATGCTGGGCTCGATTTTCGGACATTCCGTCAACAACAAGGGCTACAAGGTCCTGAACCCGGCTGTTCGCGTCATCCAGGGCGATGGCGTGACGCCGGAGACGATCAGGATCATCCTTGACCGGCTGATGGAACGCGGCTGGTCGGCCGAGAATATAGCCTTCGGCATGGGCGCCGGACTGCTGCAGAAGGTTAACCGCGACACGTTGCGCTTCGCCATGAAGGCCAATGCCAGGCAGGATACCTCCGGCAAATGGACCGGCATCCACAAGGATCCGAAGACCGATCCGGGCAAGGCCTCGAAACCCTTCCGACAGGCGGTCATCTGTGAGAACGGCGACTTTGCCGCCGTCCCCCTGAAGGATCTGGGTGACCGGGAGAACCTGATGCAGCCGGTCTGGGAAGACGGGCAACTGCTGAAGGACTGGAAATTTTCAGAAATTCGCGAAAGAGCAGCTAAAGGAGCCTGA
- the pheT gene encoding phenylalanine--tRNA ligase subunit beta: MKFTLSWLKDHLETEATLEEIVDALNMIGLEVEEVDDKAGLKPFVIAKVLTAEQHPDADRLRVLSVDTGSGEPVQVVCGAPNARAGLIGAFAAPGTYVPGIDLTLSVGKIRGVESHGMMCSERELQMSDEHDGIIDLEGELEIGSSFAAHAGLDDPVIEIGLTPNRPDCTGVRGIARDLAAYGLGTLKDARTPPAGGNGPCPVNVSLEFGDTQPLCLGFALRMVRGVQNGPSPQWMQQRLTAIGLRPINALVDITNYVTFDRGRPLHVFDAGKVHGDLVVRRGRQGESVLALDEREYDVNEDICVIADDKGVESIAGIMGGEHSGCDESTTDVLIESALWDPQNIARTGRDLGIITDARYRFERGVDPAYMAEGMELATKLVLDLCGGDPTQPIISGYEEPKPKTVTFPLAEIRRLTGIDVPRDDAIGILKRLGFEPHGDGETVDVVVPTWRPDIDGKADLVEEVMRIHGVNRIDPQPLPREAHIGERILTTLQIRTRTARRALAARGMKEAVNWSFIPGDLAELFGGGGETLKLANPIAANMSDMRPSLLPGLLAAVQRNADRGHGDLALFEVSDVYEGDTYASQHRMAAGVRRGNARLEGSGRHWAGAAEAVGVFDAKADALAALEACGAPVERAQIEAGGPHWYHPGRSGTIKLGPKVILGTFGEFHPKALDRIGVSGPVCGFEVRIDVIPEPKRKATRTKTPLEVSHFQALKRDFAFVVDESVAAIDITRSVAAADKKLIADVSVFDLFEGPSLGEGKKSVAVEVDIQPDERTLTDADLEALAERIIENVGKKTGGVLRA; encoded by the coding sequence ATGAAATTTACGCTTTCCTGGCTGAAGGACCACCTTGAGACCGAAGCCACGCTCGAAGAAATCGTCGATGCGCTCAACATGATTGGGCTCGAGGTCGAGGAGGTTGATGACAAGGCCGGCCTCAAGCCCTTTGTGATTGCCAAGGTGCTGACGGCCGAGCAGCATCCCGATGCCGACCGCCTGCGCGTCCTCAGTGTGGATACCGGCAGCGGCGAACCGGTGCAGGTCGTATGTGGCGCGCCCAATGCACGCGCCGGCCTGATCGGAGCATTCGCAGCGCCCGGAACCTATGTGCCGGGCATCGATCTGACATTGTCGGTCGGCAAGATCCGCGGTGTCGAAAGCCATGGCATGATGTGCTCTGAACGCGAATTGCAGATGTCGGACGAGCATGACGGCATAATCGACCTTGAAGGCGAGTTGGAGATCGGCAGCAGCTTTGCCGCCCATGCCGGGCTTGACGATCCGGTGATCGAAATCGGCCTGACGCCCAACCGGCCCGATTGCACGGGCGTGCGCGGCATAGCCCGTGATCTTGCAGCCTACGGCCTCGGCACATTGAAGGACGCCCGGACCCCGCCTGCGGGCGGCAATGGCCCGTGCCCGGTCAATGTGTCTCTGGAATTTGGCGACACGCAGCCTTTGTGTCTCGGTTTTGCGTTGCGCATGGTGCGCGGCGTCCAGAACGGCCCGAGCCCGCAATGGATGCAGCAACGCCTGACCGCAATCGGTCTTCGGCCGATCAACGCGTTGGTCGACATCACCAACTATGTCACCTTCGACCGGGGACGGCCGCTGCACGTCTTCGATGCGGGCAAGGTGCACGGCGATCTTGTCGTCCGTCGTGGCCGCCAGGGCGAGAGCGTGCTGGCGCTCGATGAGCGCGAATATGACGTCAACGAGGACATCTGCGTCATCGCCGACGACAAGGGTGTTGAATCGATCGCCGGCATCATGGGCGGCGAGCACTCGGGCTGCGATGAGAGCACGACAGATGTGCTCATCGAATCGGCCCTGTGGGATCCGCAGAATATCGCCCGCACCGGGCGCGACCTCGGCATCATCACCGATGCGCGCTACCGTTTTGAGCGTGGCGTGGACCCCGCCTACATGGCCGAGGGCATGGAGCTGGCAACCAAGCTGGTCCTGGACCTGTGCGGCGGCGATCCGACTCAGCCCATCATCAGCGGCTACGAGGAACCGAAGCCGAAAACAGTGACATTCCCGCTTGCGGAAATCCGGCGGTTGACCGGCATCGACGTTCCGCGCGATGACGCCATCGGCATCTTGAAGCGCCTCGGTTTTGAACCGCATGGTGACGGTGAGACGGTGGACGTTGTCGTACCCACGTGGCGCCCGGATATCGACGGCAAGGCCGATCTGGTCGAGGAGGTCATGCGCATCCATGGCGTCAACCGCATCGACCCGCAACCTCTGCCGCGTGAAGCCCATATCGGTGAACGTATCCTGACGACGCTTCAAATCCGCACGCGCACGGCGCGGCGGGCCCTTGCGGCACGCGGCATGAAAGAGGCGGTCAACTGGTCATTTATCCCGGGCGATCTTGCCGAATTGTTCGGTGGCGGCGGTGAAACGCTCAAGCTGGCAAATCCGATTGCCGCCAACATGTCCGACATGCGCCCGTCGCTCCTGCCTGGCCTTCTGGCCGCTGTCCAGCGCAACGCGGACCGGGGGCATGGCGATCTGGCGCTGTTCGAAGTCTCCGACGTCTATGAGGGTGACACCTATGCCAGCCAGCATCGCATGGCCGCCGGCGTGCGACGCGGCAATGCGCGGCTCGAGGGCAGCGGTCGCCATTGGGCCGGTGCCGCCGAAGCTGTGGGTGTCTTTGATGCCAAGGCGGATGCGCTGGCCGCGCTTGAAGCCTGTGGCGCGCCAGTCGAGCGGGCACAGATCGAGGCAGGCGGTCCGCACTGGTATCACCCGGGACGCAGCGGAACCATCAAACTCGGTCCGAAGGTTATTCTCGGAACCTTCGGGGAGTTCCACCCCAAGGCGCTCGATCGGATCGGCGTATCGGGGCCGGTATGCGGTTTTGAGGTCAGAATTGATGTCATCCCCGAGCCGAAACGCAAGGCGACCAGGACAAAAACGCCGCTTGAGGTGTCGCACTTCCAGGCGCTCAAGCGCGATTTTGCTTTTGTTGTCGACGAAAGTGTCGCCGCGATCGATATCACCCGGTCTGTCGCCGCTGCTGACAAGAAACTAATTGCCGATGTCAGCGTCTTCGATCTGTTTGAAGGCCCGTCGCTGGGCGAGGGCAAGAAGTCGGTTGCCGTTGAGGTCGATATCCAGCCGGATGAACGCACTCTGACAGATGCCGATCTGGAAGCGCTGGCCGAGCGCATCATCGAAAATGTCGGCAAAAAAACCGGTGGCGTTCTGCGCGCATAG
- the pheS gene encoding phenylalanine--tRNA ligase subunit alpha, with protein MADLEELEQAILAEITASEDEQAIEAVRVAALGKKGSVSEKLKTLGKMSADERKVMGPAINGLKSRIADAIAERKSALHDLAIEARLANETVDVTLPVRRSPAEVGRIHPISQVVDEITAIFADMGFSIAEGPDIETDYYNFTALNFPEGHPAREMHDTFFLNAGEDGARKLLRTHTSPVQIHTMEKHKPPVRIVIPGKTYRCDSDATHSPMFHQLEGLVVDQSANVANLKWVLQEFCKAFFEVPHINMRFRPSYFPFTEPSLELDIQCDRSGNEVRFGEGEDWMEILGCGMVNPNVLRNVGLDPDVYQGFAWGIGIDRLAMLKYGMPDLRAFFDADVRWLNHYGFRPLDMPTLFSGLTP; from the coding sequence ATGGCTGATCTGGAAGAACTCGAACAGGCCATTCTCGCCGAGATCACCGCGTCTGAGGACGAGCAGGCAATCGAGGCGGTCCGCGTGGCGGCGCTCGGCAAGAAAGGCAGTGTTTCCGAAAAGCTGAAGACGCTCGGAAAGATGAGCGCAGACGAGCGCAAGGTCATGGGTCCGGCAATCAACGGTCTGAAGAGCCGTATCGCCGACGCAATTGCCGAACGCAAATCGGCCCTGCACGATCTTGCCATCGAGGCGCGCCTGGCGAATGAAACGGTCGACGTGACCCTGCCGGTTCGCCGTTCGCCTGCCGAAGTCGGGCGCATCCACCCGATTTCCCAGGTGGTGGACGAGATCACCGCGATTTTCGCCGATATGGGTTTCTCCATCGCCGAGGGTCCGGATATCGAGACGGACTATTACAACTTCACCGCCCTGAACTTCCCGGAAGGCCATCCGGCAAGGGAAATGCACGACACCTTCTTTTTGAATGCGGGCGAGGATGGTGCGCGCAAACTGCTGCGCACCCACACATCCCCGGTACAGATTCATACGATGGAGAAGCATAAACCACCGGTCCGGATCGTCATCCCCGGCAAGACCTATCGCTGTGACAGCGACGCGACTCACTCGCCGATGTTCCATCAGCTTGAGGGGCTTGTGGTCGACCAGAGCGCAAATGTCGCCAATCTGAAATGGGTGCTGCAGGAATTCTGCAAGGCATTCTTCGAGGTGCCGCACATCAACATGCGCTTCCGGCCCTCATATTTCCCCTTCACCGAGCCGAGTCTGGAGCTTGATATCCAGTGTGACCGGTCCGGCAATGAAGTCCGGTTCGGGGAAGGCGAAGACTGGATGGAAATCCTCGGTTGCGGCATGGTCAATCCGAACGTGCTGCGCAATGTCGGGCTCGATCCCGATGTCTATCAGGGTTTTGCCTGGGGCATCGGCATAGACCGGCTCGCCATGCTCAAATACGGCATGCCTGATCTGCGCGCCTTCTTCGACGCCGATGTGCGCTGGCTGAACCATTACGGTTTCCGCCCGCTCGATATGCCGACCCTGTTTTCAGGTCTGACGCCCTGA
- the rplT gene encoding 50S ribosomal protein L20, which yields MARVKRGTTSHAKHKKVLSQAKGYYGRRKNTIRTAKAAVDRAKQYAYRDRKVRKRNFRALWIQRINAAVREHGLTYGRFIDGLNKAGIEVDRKVLSDMAINQPEAFGALVESAKASLAYLKDTTPNAFEGAVR from the coding sequence ATGGCACGCGTAAAACGGGGTACGACCTCCCACGCAAAACACAAAAAGGTTCTGTCGCAGGCAAAGGGCTATTACGGCCGCCGCAAGAACACGATCCGCACCGCGAAGGCGGCCGTCGATCGCGCCAAGCAATATGCCTATCGCGACCGCAAGGTCCGCAAGCGCAATTTCCGCGCTCTGTGGATTCAGCGCATCAATGCAGCCGTGCGCGAGCATGGCCTGACCTATGGTCGTTTCATCGACGGTCTCAACAAGGCCGGCATCGAGGTCGACCGCAAGGTTCTGTCCGATATGGCGATCAACCAGCCCGAGGCTTTCGGTGCGCTGGTGGAGAGCGCCAAGGCGTCGCTCGCCTATCTTAAAGACACCACACCCAATGCTTTTGAAGGCGCTGTCCGCTAA
- the rpmI gene encoding 50S ribosomal protein L35, which produces MPKMKTKSSCKKRFKITASGKVKSAAAGKRHGMIKRSNKFIRDARGTMVLSEPDARIVKKFMPNSL; this is translated from the coding sequence ATGCCCAAGATGAAGACGAAATCGTCTTGCAAGAAGCGGTTCAAGATTACCGCTTCGGGCAAGGTCAAATCCGCCGCCGCAGGCAAACGCCACGGCATGATCAAAAGATCCAACAAGTTCATTCGCGACGCACGCGGCACGATGGTTCTGTCCGAACCGGATGCACGCATCGTGAAGAAATTTATGCCGAACAGCCTTTAA
- the infC gene encoding translation initiation factor IF-3, translating into MRRPFRAPPPTNTGPRANQDIRAPQVQLIDDEGNNRGDVSIEEALEVAQNAGLDLVEISPNANPPVCKVLDLGKLKYQTQKKAAEARKKQKTVEVKEIKMRPNIDTHDYEVKMKAMNRFFDSGDKVKVTLRFRGREMAHQQLGMQLLQKVKEDTVEIAKVEAEPKLEGRQMMMVLAPK; encoded by the coding sequence ATTCGCAGACCATTCAGAGCGCCACCGCCGACCAATACCGGACCGCGCGCCAACCAAGACATCCGGGCTCCCCAGGTGCAGCTTATCGACGATGAGGGGAACAATCGCGGCGACGTTTCTATAGAAGAAGCGCTCGAGGTCGCGCAGAACGCGGGACTTGATCTCGTGGAAATCTCCCCCAACGCCAATCCTCCGGTTTGCAAGGTTCTCGACCTTGGAAAACTGAAATACCAGACTCAGAAGAAAGCCGCCGAGGCCCGCAAGAAACAAAAGACCGTTGAGGTCAAGGAAATAAAGATGCGGCCGAACATCGACACCCACGATTATGAGGTGAAGATGAAGGCGATGAACCGCTTTTTTGACAGCGGCGACAAGGTCAAGGTGACGTTGCGTTTCCGTGGACGCGAGATGGCCCACCAGCAGCTCGGCATGCAGTTGCTCCAGAAGGTCAAGGAAGACACGGTCGAAATAGCCAAGGTCGAAGCCGAGCCCAAATTGGAAGGCCGGCAGATGATGATGGTGCTGGCGCCGAAATAA
- a CDS encoding alpha/beta hydrolase, with amino-acid sequence MTQPAEQLDVGAGENERTIAVRHRGGTVSGKPGLVWLGGYRSDMAGTKAVELDRFAGEKGLECTRFDYSGHGESGGDFRRGTISRWLEESLAVFDRFTSGPQVLVGSSMGGWIALRMVQELQKSGLKGRLHGLLLLAPAPDFTAVLHEPLLTDAQRKDLQEQGYYEEETPYGPDPNVFTQALFEDGRDNLVLDGMIETGCPVHILQGMEDPDVPYSHALRLVEHLPADDVVLTLVRDGDHRLSRPQDITLLLNAAAQMIEA; translated from the coding sequence ATGACGCAACCAGCAGAGCAATTGGACGTGGGCGCCGGCGAGAATGAACGGACCATCGCCGTGCGGCACCGTGGCGGCACCGTGAGCGGCAAACCCGGCCTGGTATGGCTCGGCGGGTACAGGTCCGACATGGCTGGCACCAAAGCTGTTGAGCTCGACCGTTTCGCGGGCGAAAAAGGCCTTGAATGCACCCGTTTCGATTACTCGGGACACGGGGAATCCGGCGGCGACTTCCGGCGCGGCACCATCTCCCGCTGGCTTGAGGAAAGCCTTGCGGTCTTCGACCGGTTCACCAGCGGGCCGCAGGTTCTGGTCGGATCGTCCATGGGGGGATGGATCGCCCTTCGGATGGTGCAGGAATTACAGAAATCCGGGCTGAAAGGCCGCCTCCACGGCCTTCTGCTGCTGGCGCCCGCGCCCGATTTTACTGCCGTGCTGCATGAACCGCTGCTGACGGATGCCCAACGAAAAGACCTTCAGGAACAGGGCTATTATGAAGAGGAGACGCCCTATGGGCCGGACCCAAACGTTTTCACACAGGCGCTTTTTGAAGACGGCCGGGACAATCTGGTGCTGGATGGCATGATCGAAACCGGATGCCCCGTGCACATCCTGCAGGGAATGGAAGACCCGGACGTACCCTACAGTCATGCCTTGAGGCTGGTGGAACATCTGCCCGCCGACGATGTGGTGCTGACACTGGTGCGGGACGGCGATCATCGTCTCTCGCGGCCGCAGGATATCACTCTCCTGCTGAATGCGGCCGCGCAGATGATCGAAGCATGA
- a CDS encoding transglutaminase-like cysteine peptidase: MKGVFLKAAIAGCLVAMSSTPIVMAAQPMGSSMVVGDVTSQPIGHYEFCKRNREECRGTGVRTAPPRVTNYGWTVVQEVNKSVNYAVMPMTDYEIHGREEVWSYPDVVGDCEDYVLLKRAMLIEHGFSPSDLLITVVRKPNGEGHAVLTLRTSDGDYVLDNLEDEVKLWVDTPYTYLKRQASFHAGRWVDIENGDELMVGSIPE; this comes from the coding sequence ATGAAGGGCGTGTTTTTAAAGGCTGCAATTGCCGGTTGTCTTGTCGCAATGTCGTCGACTCCGATTGTCATGGCGGCACAGCCCATGGGCTCGTCCATGGTTGTCGGCGACGTCACGTCCCAGCCCATCGGTCACTATGAATTCTGCAAGCGGAATCGCGAGGAATGCCGCGGGACCGGGGTTCGCACCGCGCCGCCACGCGTAACCAATTATGGCTGGACCGTCGTGCAAGAGGTCAACAAATCAGTCAACTATGCCGTTATGCCGATGACGGACTACGAAATTCACGGCCGCGAGGAAGTCTGGTCCTATCCCGATGTTGTCGGAGATTGTGAAGACTATGTGCTGCTCAAACGCGCCATGCTGATCGAACACGGCTTTTCTCCATCCGATCTGCTGATCACCGTCGTACGCAAGCCCAATGGCGAAGGCCACGCAGTGCTGACGCTGCGCACCTCGGACGGCGACTATGTGCTCGACAATCTCGAGGACGAGGTGAAACTGTGGGTCGACACGCCCTATACCTACCTCAAACGCCAGGCGTCGTTCCATGCCGGGCGCTGGGTGGATATTGAAAATGGCGACGAACTGATGGTCGGCTCTATCCCCGAATAG